One stretch of Paenibacillus sp. AN1007 DNA includes these proteins:
- a CDS encoding AAA family ATPase codes for MRNLVPTFQAYPFDLAVIRNLHTLDFHPKVTYIVGENGMGKSTLMESIAVSWGFNPEGGTMNFSFSTQATHSNLFEYIQLVKGPRRPRDGFFFRAESYYNLATTIDELDREPSPGRPIKDSYGGKSLHEQSHGESFFSTFVHRFGGNGLYILDEPEAALSPLRQMAMLTRIHELVQQNSQFIIATHSPILMAYPDAQIYNLTPDGIEIQTLEETDHYLIMKEFLNNKDKMIQQLFEDNDN; via the coding sequence ATGCGAAATCTGGTTCCTACTTTTCAAGCGTATCCTTTTGATCTGGCAGTGATTCGAAATCTACATACACTTGATTTTCATCCCAAGGTAACCTACATTGTTGGTGAAAACGGCATGGGTAAGTCTACACTAATGGAGTCCATTGCTGTCTCCTGGGGATTTAATCCCGAAGGCGGAACAATGAACTTTTCATTTTCTACTCAGGCTACGCATTCGAACTTATTTGAATATATTCAGTTAGTCAAAGGCCCGCGGCGTCCCAGAGACGGATTTTTTTTCAGGGCTGAAAGCTATTATAATCTGGCGACGACCATTGATGAGTTAGATCGTGAGCCTTCACCGGGACGTCCTATCAAAGATTCGTACGGTGGAAAGTCACTGCATGAGCAATCCCATGGAGAGTCCTTTTTCTCCACATTTGTTCATCGGTTTGGGGGAAATGGCTTGTACATTCTGGATGAGCCCGAGGCTGCATTGTCGCCCCTTCGTCAGATGGCCATGCTCACCCGCATTCATGAACTGGTGCAGCAAAATTCTCAATTCATTATTGCTACCCACTCTCCGATTCTGATGGCGTATCCCGATGCACAGATCTATAACCTGACACCAGATGGAATTGAGATTCAGACGTTGGAAGAAACGGATCATTATCTGATCATGAAGGAATTTCTGAATAACAAAGACAAGATGATCCAGCAGTTATTTGAGGATAACGATAATTAA